From a region of the Carassius auratus strain Wakin chromosome 31, ASM336829v1, whole genome shotgun sequence genome:
- the LOC113050733 gene encoding insulin-like growth factor-binding protein 5: MLISLYTLMAFVWGLPGFSASYVPCEPCDQKAMSMCPPVRMGCQVVKEPGCGCCLTCALTEGQACGVYTGTCGQGLRCLPRNGEEKPLHALLYGKGICMNEKQGVYKPLPRDHESNEDTHVAEVTEDLLPQAKVPLFQRDHVNSKKAQAMRNDQKRQEAKLRMRGNFEYPLFRKDKHQSDIGPCRRKLDGIVQRMKDNSRIMALSLYLPNCDKKGFFKRKQCKPSRGRKRGICWCVNKHGVQMPGTDFNGGNIQCKDLESNRNNNE, translated from the exons ATGCTGATAAGTTTGTATACTCTGATGGCATTTGTATGGGGACTACCCGGCTTTTCGGCCTCTTACGTTCCCTGTGAGCCGTGCGATCAGAAGGCGATGTCCATGTGTCCTCCGGTGCGGATGGGGTGTCAGGTGGTGAAGGAGCCCGGCTGCGGATGCTGCTTGACCTGCGCACTGACCGAGGGGCAAGCGTGTGGAGTCTACACGGGCACTTGTGGACAGGGACTGCGCTGCTTACCTCGAAACGGGGAGGAAAAGCCGCTGCACGCGCTGCTTTATGGCAAAGGAATTTGCATGAATGAGAAACAAGGTGTATACAAACCACTGCCTAGAG ATCATGAGTCAAACGAAGACACACACGTTGCAGAGGTAACAGAGGATCTGCTTCCCCAGGCCAAAGTACCATTATTCCAAAGAGACCACGTTAACAGCAAGAAGGCTCAAGCCATGCGAAATGATCAGAAGAGACAGGAGGCTAAACTCAGGATGAGGGGCAATTTTGAATACCCACTATTCAGAAAGGACAAACATCAGTCTGACATT GGTCCATGTCGAAGAAAACTGGATGGAATCGTCCAGAGGATGAAGGACAATTCCAGAATAATGGCTCTTTCACTGTACCTGCCTAACTGTGATAAGAAAGGCTTCTTCAAGCGCAAACAG TGTAAACCCTCCAGGGGGCGCAAGCGAGGCATCTGCTGGTGTGTAAACAAGCATGGAGTTCAGATGCCGGGCACTGACTTTAATGGAGGCAACATCCAATGCAAAGATCTTGAAAGCAACAGAAACAACAACGAATGA